In Labilibaculum sp. DW002, the genomic window TACATTGCAATTTTAAAGGGAAGTAAAATACAAACAGCCAGAATAGATGAGCCTGTTCCAAATTTAGGAAAAGGCGAAGCTATCTTTTCTGATGGAAGAGCCATCCCAATTGAAATTAAGGCTATTTCTTACAAGACATTTGATGATATGGATGCTGAAGATGTTCAAAAAGATGGATTTCATTCTAAAGGTGAATTGTGGTATGCACTTCGCACATTTTACCCAAATCTTCACGAATCGGATGAATTAATGCTAATCGAATTTACATGTATTCACCAATAAAAAGTTTACTTTTTAAAGAGAATACATACTGGACTTGGAGCTTTTATTTCATCAACGAAGCTTAACAAACCTGTTTTCTGATCTCTTTTAAAGCAAACAATGTTATTTGCATTTTTGTTGGCAACCAAAAGGAATTTATCGTCGGGAGATAAACTAAAATTTCGAGGATGATCACCTCTGGTTGATTCGTGTCCAAGCAAGTTTAAAACTCCATCCTTTTGCACTTCGAAAATTGCGATGCTGTTGTGTCCACGATTAGATCCGTAAAGGAATTTACCATCTGCAGAGATGTGAATGTCGGCAGTAAAACTAGCCTCACTAAAATCGGCAGGTAGCGTACTTACACTCGACTTCAATAGCAATTCCTTTCCTTCCATTACTTCAAAGGTACTTATCGTATTGTTTAGCTCATTAATCACAAAAAAGAATTTCCCGTTTGGATGAAAAGCCAAATGTCGTGGCCCAGAATTAGCTGGTAAGGAAAGTTTATTTTTATTGGCCGGTACAAATTTATCGGTTTCCACATTGATACTCGAAACCCATAATTCGTTAGTCCCCAAATCGGCAGCTACTATTTGATTCGAATTTGGTTGAAACCAAACAGAATGCGCATGTGGCTCATTTTGACGCTTGGGATGAGTTCCTTTCCCATCATGCTGTTGTACATCTAAAAGATCCGACAATTGCCCCTCATCATCAACTTTTAGGTAACCTATATTACCTCCAGTGTAATTTGCTGTTAGAACGACTCCTTCGCAATTTGCTGCAACAAAGCAAGGATGTGCTCCCCCACTAGCTTTGCGACTAATCAATTTTAGTGAATCTTGAACTTGGTAGGTCTCCACTGTACCCATTTTATTGTCTAAACTGATCTCATTAACCGCTAATAGCGTTTGTTGATTGTTGGCAAAGGCTAAAAATGATGGATTTTTTGTTTCTGCTGCTAAACCAATCATTTTCATTTTACCTATGCTATCCATTTCGACTTTATAAATCCCTTTGGATTCTCCATCAGTATAGGTTCCTAAAAAGAAGGAATAGTTATTTTGGTTCACAGGTATTTCGTTTTTAGTGTTTTTGCATGCTGAGATTAACAGAACTGAAGCAAAAAGAAGGATAATGTTTTGATACATGAAGATGAAATTTGGTAAAGCATAAAGATAAGAATTTCCCATACGGAGAAAAGCTTATTTGAAGTAATACCAGTATAAGATTTAGATTATTACAATCTTTTTCTTTACCGTTTTCCCCATATATTTTATCACTAAAAAATAAAGACCTGCAGTTAAAGCACTTAAATCCATATCAGTTCTATTGCCCGATTCTTGATGCTGAGACATCATGCGTCCATTGGAGTCATAAATATTTATCTCAAATTCATTGACCTCATCGTCATCTATTTCTATAGAAAATTCCCCATTATTAGGATTGGGATATACTTTTACAAGCCCTAAACTCTCCTCGCCTGGCTCTTCCGGATCGGGATTATCTGGATCAGGATCGTCTGGGTCTGGATCGTCTGGATCTGGGTCAGGATCACCCGCGATTGTATCTTTAACCACAAGCGTATGATTTCCCTCAGAAAGGTCGACGCTTAATTCCAAAATCCCATCTGAATTGGAATCTCCTGTTCGCTTTAAAACCTCATCTTCGAATACTCCAAAAGTAGTATTGCTCTTTAAATCGAGCGCAAAAACTTTTATCGTCCGACTACCTTGAAGCTCGCTTACCGAATAAAACACCGAAGCTGTATCGCCTTTTGCATGAAACAAATACAAATGATTTTCCCAATCTACACCAATGGTTGTTTCATTAGAATGCAATTTTCCACCAGCATTGGCTGGATTCGTATTGTCTGCAATTTTAATGGTGTGTAAAAATACCTGATTTTCTTTTACAGCGGTTGGCTCAACTTCGATTCGCCAATATCCAGGATGTTCATTTTCTAAATCTATATTCTGATTTGGAGGGTAGTTTGTTCCATCAACCCAATATTCATAGCCACTTCCGCCAATTAATGTGGTAGACGTTAACTCCGGTAATAAAGTTCGAATTGCAACACTACCTTTTCCATTGGTGGTTTTGTAATCTTTACCATTGTAGGTAACAATTCGATTGGCAACTTGTGTATTGGTAACACTACCATTAATTGTTGGTCTATTTACAAAATGATTAATGTATTTTGCTTTACGCACTCTCGAACTTGTATTTAGTAAATGCAGATGATCCAAAACAATAACCCGATCGGGTTTGTGATACAACAAACGACGCTCAAAACGATCCAGTTTATTAGTTTGATAAGAATCAGCCGCATCTGCCAATTGGTAAGAATAATGATCAGCGGAAGCGTAACGAATCCATTTTCCTCTTCTGTGTTCTGCAGAAAAAACATCATTCAAATTTTCCAATCGATCCGATTCTATTTGACCCCCATCATTAGAAACACTTCTACCCAAATTTCGATAACTTTCGGTTCCATCGTAAACACAAATTGAATTATGTGCTATGGTTCTCGTGTAGTAATTGTTATAATGGGATGTTGCATAGGAATCGTAAAATCCTGCATCTACGATCAAAGGCTTATCCTTAATAATGGTAAAAGTATTGTTATCACGATGCTCATGATCCGTACGCTTTGCTGGCGCATTATAAAACCAAAGCATGGTCGCATCCTCATTCCAAGATGTTCGACTAACCGATAAGCCTGTTTTATCGGCCCAATAATTTAGTGGAGGTTGAGGATGTGGTACAGTAGACCGAGTAAAATCCTTATACAACAGCTTAGCAAAAACCAAATTGCTATTTCGCAGATATTGTGATTGATTGTACACCTGCACAAGGTATTTACTTCTGGCATCGTCGTATTCTGCCGCATGTCGATACATTACTCGATTTGCCTGATCTAGTTTTACAATCGCATCTCCTAAATGAATGCAATAATTATCAGGGCGATAAAAATACCAATACTGATTGATGGATTCCTTTATCCAAGCTTGACTTTGATAATAATCACGATCGGTTCCATATTTCATATCATCAAAAAGCTGGTATTGAGGAGGAAAACCAAACATTCCATAGGCAGCTCCCCAATTCCATGCACCATCATCATCACGAAAGTGCGCAAATGCAGGAAGAATGCCACTTTCCCATTTATCTAGTAAAGTTGTAAACCACGAATTTACCTGTGTTTTTTGAGATGATGATAGACCATCGGCTCCATGCAGGGCAATGGCTGCACGCATAGTCATTACACAATTGCGAATATTATGGCTAGACACATAACTGTTCCCCGATGAAGTTAAAATGTAATTTTCCATGAAGAATTCCAACATCCTATAAAACGACACTGCTAAGTCCTGACGAAGAGTTGAATTGATGTGATCGTAAGTCCAATCAAGAAGAATTCCTCCATAATCGCAATTATTTCTCAACAGGTTTTCTTGAGTATCGCCAGAATAATTGTTAAAGTTTATTCCATCTAGGTAGGTAATGTATTCTCCAACGATAAACTCACAACGATCTTTTGCCAGATTATCGCTTCCCAATTGAAGCAAAAAAGCAGTCATTTTTGACAAAACAAAGGCATCGGTACTGTTCCAAGAGTAAGACCATTGATTAGCATCTGATCCAGCCAAGTAATGGTCTGAATCGGTAATCCAACTGTTATCGTAACTATTCTTGAAAGAACCGTAAGTATCTCCGCTATCGCCACTCGAAATATTTGATTTCAACCAATCAAACCTCTCCTTACCCAACTCAATTCTTGGTCTATTGGCATTCACCTGAGCATAAACCTGAAAAGAAGAAATGGAAAAGAAGCCGATTAATATGAAAGTTGATAAATATTTCATTATTCATGTCGTAAAGTGATGAACCATAATTTACGAAAAAATCGAATATTAAATTTCAAAATATCGCATAGAACACTTATTTAGAATAAGAAATAAGTTGTTTTCCATTATTATAACGAAGAAAAATGATCTCTAGTACAAAGCAATATTTTTGATACTTAAATCATGCGATTGAGCTTTCGCAGCTCACGAAGTAAAAAGGTTCCTGAAACCATTGCAGAACCAACATCGGCAATTGGACTTGCTAGCCAAACACCTGTAAGACCCATAAAGTTAGGCAGAATAAACAAAAGTGGAATTAATAATATTACTTGGCGCATTAAGGTTAATAGAACAGAAATACCCGCTCTTCCGACCGATTGAAAGTAATTCCCAACAATAACCTGAAAACCAACAACTGGCAAGGCAATCAGTATTATCCGCAATCCATATGTTCCAACCTCTAACAATTCCGTATTCGAATTATTAAACGCTTTTACAATCATTTCTGGAAACAACTGAACTACTAAAAATCCAACAATTACGATTCCTGTTGCCGCTTTCATACAAAGAATTAAACATTCTTTTACTCTTGCATAATTCTGGGCTCCATAATTAAAGCCGAATATTGGTTGAGCTGCCATATTAATCGCTACCACTGTCATTACAATCAGCATAGCAACAGAGTTAATCACGCCCATTGCAGCAATGGCAATATCGTTACTGTATTCAACTAACTGAACATTATAAAGTGCATGAACAAAACTTCCTGCCAACTGCATCGAAAATGGAGCAAAACCAATTGTTAGAATGTAAAAAACAATTTGCCAATTCAATTTAAAATTAACAGCTCGCAATTTTATTACTGATTTAGATCCACGAAAGTGTTGAATAACCCATATACAGAGTATTATTTGAGATATAATTGTAGCCCAAGCTGCACCTGCAACCCCCATGTCTAAAGCAAATATGAAAATAGGATCGAGTATGATATTAGTACCCGCACTAATCAGCATAGAGTACATGGCAA contains:
- a CDS encoding ASCH domain-containing protein, with amino-acid sequence MSQIHFHEDFYIAILKGSKIQTARIDEPVPNLGKGEAIFSDGRAIPIEIKAISYKTFDDMDAEDVQKDGFHSKGELWYALRTFYPNLHESDELMLIEFTCIHQ
- a CDS encoding MATE family efflux transporter, whose product is MDINSRNVEALENTSVKSLLWKYFLPAFTGVVINSMYNVVDRIFIGQGVGAIALSGLSAVFPIMLIMMAFGMLIGIGAGVRISINLGKKDFGRAEWVLGNSFVLMIIVSAIITIVGFLIKDPLLRMFGVGDDTMFVANEYLNIILYGSIFSVVGFSLNNLIRSEGNANIAMYSMLISAGTNIILDPIFIFALDMGVAGAAWATIISQIILCIWVIQHFRGSKSVIKLRAVNFKLNWQIVFYILTIGFAPFSMQLAGSFVHALYNVQLVEYSNDIAIAAMGVINSVAMLIVMTVVAINMAAQPIFGFNYGAQNYARVKECLILCMKAATGIVIVGFLVVQLFPEMIVKAFNNSNTELLEVGTYGLRIILIALPVVGFQVIVGNYFQSVGRAGISVLLTLMRQVILLIPLLFILPNFMGLTGVWLASPIADVGSAMVSGTFLLRELRKLNRMI
- a CDS encoding T9SS type A sorting domain-containing protein; this encodes MKYLSTFILIGFFSISSFQVYAQVNANRPRIELGKERFDWLKSNISSGDSGDTYGSFKNSYDNSWITDSDHYLAGSDANQWSYSWNSTDAFVLSKMTAFLLQLGSDNLAKDRCEFIVGEYITYLDGINFNNYSGDTQENLLRNNCDYGGILLDWTYDHINSTLRQDLAVSFYRMLEFFMENYILTSSGNSYVSSHNIRNCVMTMRAAIALHGADGLSSSQKTQVNSWFTTLLDKWESGILPAFAHFRDDDGAWNWGAAYGMFGFPPQYQLFDDMKYGTDRDYYQSQAWIKESINQYWYFYRPDNYCIHLGDAIVKLDQANRVMYRHAAEYDDARSKYLVQVYNQSQYLRNSNLVFAKLLYKDFTRSTVPHPQPPLNYWADKTGLSVSRTSWNEDATMLWFYNAPAKRTDHEHRDNNTFTIIKDKPLIVDAGFYDSYATSHYNNYYTRTIAHNSICVYDGTESYRNLGRSVSNDGGQIESDRLENLNDVFSAEHRRGKWIRYASADHYSYQLADAADSYQTNKLDRFERRLLYHKPDRVIVLDHLHLLNTSSRVRKAKYINHFVNRPTINGSVTNTQVANRIVTYNGKDYKTTNGKGSVAIRTLLPELTSTTLIGGSGYEYWVDGTNYPPNQNIDLENEHPGYWRIEVEPTAVKENQVFLHTIKIADNTNPANAGGKLHSNETTIGVDWENHLYLFHAKGDTASVFYSVSELQGSRTIKVFALDLKSNTTFGVFEDEVLKRTGDSNSDGILELSVDLSEGNHTLVVKDTIAGDPDPDPDDPDPDDPDPDNPDPEEPGEESLGLVKVYPNPNNGEFSIEIDDDEVNEFEINIYDSNGRMMSQHQESGNRTDMDLSALTAGLYFLVIKYMGKTVKKKIVII
- a CDS encoding lactonase family protein: MGNSYLYALPNFIFMYQNIILLFASVLLISACKNTKNEIPVNQNNYSFFLGTYTDGESKGIYKVEMDSIGKMKMIGLAAETKNPSFLAFANNQQTLLAVNEISLDNKMGTVETYQVQDSLKLISRKASGGAHPCFVAANCEGVVLTANYTGGNIGYLKVDDEGQLSDLLDVQQHDGKGTHPKRQNEPHAHSVWFQPNSNQIVAADLGTNELWVSSINVETDKFVPANKNKLSLPANSGPRHLAFHPNGKFFFVINELNNTISTFEVMEGKELLLKSSVSTLPADFSEASFTADIHISADGKFLYGSNRGHNSIAIFEVQKDGVLNLLGHESTRGDHPRNFSLSPDDKFLLVANKNANNIVCFKRDQKTGLLSFVDEIKAPSPVCILFKK